From Elusimicrobiota bacterium, one genomic window encodes:
- a CDS encoding response regulator: MTKKVVLVVDDDPELAELVRSGLETIDCEVVTAHTGRTAQGILEKTTPDLAVLDVMLPDIDGITLCQEIKHDPKKKDVPVIMMTALSDRTTYHDALLFGATDYIVKPFEMKELLEKVNKALALKDNAKK; the protein is encoded by the coding sequence GTGACAAAAAAAGTTGTGTTAGTCGTAGATGATGATCCAGAACTTGCGGAACTTGTCCGCAGCGGGCTTGAGACCATTGACTGCGAAGTTGTCACCGCGCATACTGGCCGTACTGCGCAGGGTATTCTTGAGAAAACAACGCCTGACCTAGCGGTACTAGATGTAATGCTGCCGGATATCGACGGGATTACATTATGCCAGGAGATAAAGCATGACCCCAAGAAAAAAGATGTGCCGGTAATCATGATGACCGCGTTATCTGACCGTACAACATATCATGATGCGTTATTGTTTGGCGCAACGGATTATATTGTGAAACCGTTTGAGATGAAAGAACTGTTGGAGAAAGTAAACAAAGCGTTAGCACTGAAAGATAACGCCAAAAAATAA